In Suttonella indologenes, one genomic interval encodes:
- a CDS encoding cupin domain-containing protein, producing MLTFLQKDTLFGTVSIFSIDPEAFLGGIIAQDERQELVQLVMQKGNEMQPYQVDAIVLLIMLSGRAQIRSDEDSQELIPYQIARLEANERHIVRALANKTLILAVKQYG from the coding sequence ATGCTGACTTTCTTGCAAAAAGACACACTTTTTGGGACGGTATCAATATTCAGTATAGACCCCGAAGCCTTTCTCGGTGGCATTATCGCGCAGGACGAACGGCAGGAATTGGTACAATTAGTCATGCAAAAAGGCAATGAAATGCAGCCTTATCAGGTAGATGCCATTGTACTCTTGATTATGCTGAGCGGGCGGGCGCAAATTCGCAGCGACGAAGACAGTCAGGAGCTCATTCCCTACCAAATTGCGCGTTTAGAAGCGAACGAGCGCCATATTGTCCGCGCTTTGGCGAATAAGACGCTGATATTGGCGGTGAAGCAATACGGCTAA
- a CDS encoding diacylglycerol kinase has translation MEDKDIKTNDMKGKDGWQRIINAAHYSKDGFIAAFRHEAAFRQLSIGNAVLFIAVWCFDFSAAERMMLIAASFLSIIVELFNTGIEATIDYISLEKHPLAKRAKDVGSAAQFMAMCLIGILWLIALFG, from the coding sequence ATGGAAGACAAAGACATCAAAACCAACGACATGAAAGGCAAAGACGGCTGGCAGCGCATCATCAACGCCGCCCATTACTCCAAAGACGGCTTTATCGCCGCCTTTCGCCACGAAGCCGCCTTCCGCCAACTCAGCATCGGCAATGCCGTTTTATTCATCGCCGTATGGTGCTTCGACTTCAGCGCCGCCGAACGCATGATGCTCATCGCCGCCTCCTTTCTCTCCATCATCGTCGAACTCTTCAACACCGGCATTGAAGCGACCATCGACTACATTTCCTTGGAAAAACACCCGCTTGCCAAACGCGCCAAAGACGTCGGCTCCGCCGCGCAATTCATGGCAATGTGCTTAATCGGCATCCTGTGGCTGATTGCCCTGTTCGGCTAA
- a CDS encoding AAA family ATPase, which yields MEFSLDKKIRFEQVKGVGTIEATLLPNQRVYTFIGENGVGKTKFLESLFSTLLFSSNIVKNKISWVDPNFIPFKLLNLDGNTFEVIKGFNKDSNPFKNIEYSLPFVYLSAQQRGRITRHGQSISHIGNKKERLENYIKYILNGFNSNPEILKNLNMDVDLEEWIVQRAQSANPYQAKEDNREIELTTLLFLLNKVDDRIDSKFIQISGDNRVFIQIEGQKRELSELSSGFSSILKIIQSIIAGYSYFTNESQIANVQGYVLIDEIESHLHNQWQVKIIPLLKQLFPNTTFFITTHSSLVISQLNHGEAYRLQRYEDGIVYAKLIDYPSTVSFIDLLDDTFDVNLNKLKIKWIEDEGQREAKQALLQLVQKELVNLESGK from the coding sequence ATGGAATTTTCTTTAGATAAAAAGATACGCTTTGAGCAAGTGAAAGGCGTGGGCACAATAGAAGCTACATTGCTGCCTAATCAGCGGGTATATACTTTTATTGGTGAAAATGGCGTAGGGAAAACGAAGTTTTTAGAAAGCTTATTTAGTACATTATTGTTTAGTAGTAATATTGTAAAAAATAAGATTTCTTGGGTGGATCCAAATTTTATTCCATTCAAATTATTGAATTTAGATGGAAATACTTTTGAAGTAATAAAGGGTTTTAACAAAGATAGTAATCCTTTTAAAAATATAGAATATTCATTGCCCTTTGTATATCTTTCTGCACAGCAGCGAGGAAGAATTACCAGGCATGGACAAAGTATCAGTCATATTGGTAATAAAAAAGAACGTTTGGAAAATTATATAAAATATATATTGAATGGATTTAATAGTAATCCTGAAATTTTGAAAAATTTGAATATGGATGTTGATCTTGAAGAATGGATCGTGCAAAGAGCGCAATCTGCTAATCCTTATCAAGCAAAAGAAGATAATCGAGAAATTGAATTGACTACGCTTTTGTTCTTATTGAATAAGGTAGATGACAGAATTGATTCCAAATTTATTCAGATATCCGGTGATAATCGTGTTTTTATTCAAATAGAAGGACAGAAAAGAGAGTTGTCTGAACTTTCAAGCGGGTTTTCATCAATTTTAAAAATAATTCAATCAATTATTGCCGGTTATAGCTATTTTACTAATGAAAGCCAAATTGCTAATGTACAGGGGTATGTATTAATTGATGAAATTGAAAGCCACCTACATAATCAATGGCAAGTGAAGATTATTCCTTTGTTAAAGCAATTGTTTCCAAATACAACATTTTTTATTACTACTCATTCGTCATTGGTAATCAGTCAGTTAAATCATGGTGAAGCCTATCGTTTGCAACGTTATGAAGATGGTATAGTTTATGCAAAATTAATTGATTACCCAAGTACAGTTTCATTTATTGATTTATTAGACGATACCTTTGATGTTAATTTAAATAAATTAAAAATCAAATGGATAGAGGATGAGGGACAGCGAGAAGCCAAACAAGCATTATTACAATTAGTGCAGAAAGAATTGGTAAACTTGGAGAGTGGTAAATGA
- a CDS encoding IS256 family transposase produces MNSLQLSPKQLQEICHDFTNKPNGINTLLSIMLNSLMKAERKDFLTTSSSGSNKANGYRSLRGLGIGEQIELAIPRDRLGQFKPLLLEVMREQQDMLNELCFELYANGLTTRQIEGITENIYGKKLSKSAVSRITESLYEDMKAFRERPLEPHYPIIYLDATYVKTKRETVSSEAYYVVLGVKLDKTREVLGIYNAPTESASTWDSICQDLKERGIQHIQLAIIDDLKGLDQRIEKHFACRIQKCVLHLKRRLLSQSKTSHRAELAQDLKDVFCVGKHDSLSASTERAKACYQKWKKYYPQALAILADKDKLSYYLTYLHYENEVQNMIYTTNQIERLNKSFKRTLKIRNSMPNVDSVLTLMSKTAIDMGETTYRYPLSRFADSLLFS; encoded by the coding sequence ATGAACAGTTTACAACTAAGCCCAAAGCAGCTACAAGAAATTTGTCATGATTTTACCAACAAGCCCAATGGCATCAATACGCTGCTATCTATTATGCTCAACAGCCTAATGAAAGCCGAGCGTAAGGACTTCTTAACTACTAGCAGTAGCGGTAGCAACAAAGCCAATGGCTATCGTAGTCTGCGCGGACTGGGTATTGGTGAGCAGATTGAGTTAGCGATTCCTAGAGATCGTTTAGGACAATTTAAGCCTCTTCTGCTAGAAGTCATGCGTGAGCAGCAGGATATGCTGAATGAGCTGTGTTTTGAGTTATATGCCAACGGCTTAACTACCCGTCAGATCGAAGGCATTACTGAAAACATCTATGGTAAAAAGCTTTCCAAAAGCGCGGTATCACGCATCACCGAAAGCCTGTATGAGGACATGAAAGCCTTTCGAGAACGACCGCTAGAGCCCCATTATCCCATCATCTATTTGGATGCCACCTACGTCAAAACCAAACGTGAGACCGTCTCTAGCGAAGCGTACTATGTTGTGCTCGGCGTGAAGCTGGACAAAACCCGCGAGGTGCTCGGTATCTACAACGCCCCCACAGAATCTGCCAGCACTTGGGACAGCATCTGCCAAGACCTAAAAGAAAGAGGCATACAACACATTCAGTTGGCCATCATCGATGACTTGAAAGGGCTGGATCAGAGGATTGAAAAACACTTTGCCTGCCGCATACAAAAGTGCGTACTGCACCTGAAAAGACGCCTACTCAGTCAAAGCAAAACCAGCCATAGAGCGGAGCTGGCACAAGATTTAAAAGACGTCTTCTGTGTGGGCAAACATGACAGTTTATCGGCATCTACTGAACGTGCTAAAGCCTGTTATCAGAAATGGAAGAAATACTACCCGCAAGCTCTTGCCATATTAGCTGATAAGGACAAGCTAAGTTACTATTTAACCTATCTGCATTATGAAAACGAGGTACAAAATATGATTTACACCACCAATCAAATTGAGCGGTTGAACAAATCCTTTAAACGCACTTTAAAGATACGCAACAGCATGCCCAATGTAGATTCTGTATTAACGCTGATGAGTAAAACTGCTATTGATATGGGTGAAACAACTTACCGTTATCCATTGAGCCGTTTTGCAGATTCATTACTTTTTAGCTAA
- a CDS encoding FitA-like ribbon-helix-helix domain-containing protein, translating into MPSVFIKNLSEATRHAIKMRARAAGHSTETEIRLILDNIALSQHKVKLGSMLSAIGQESGGMDWDNLRDNSTEAAVSFE; encoded by the coding sequence ATGCCCTCTGTTTTCATCAAAAACCTGTCCGAAGCCACCCGCCATGCCATCAAAATGCGCGCCCGTGCCGCCGGTCACAGCACGGAAACGGAAATCCGCCTGATTTTGGACAATATTGCCCTCAGTCAGCACAAAGTAAAATTAGGCTCGATGCTCTCCGCCATCGGTCAGGAATCAGGCGGCATGGATTGGGATAATCTGCGCGACAACAGCACCGAAGCGGCAGTCTCATTCGAATGA
- the fbaA gene encoding class II fructose-bisphosphate aldolase translates to MTKLLDIVKPGVVTGDDVQKIFSYAKEKGFAIPAVNCVGSDSVNAVLETAARVKAPVIIQFSNGGAAFYAGKGIKPSSGARPDVLGAIAGAKHVHTLAEEYGVPVILHTDHCAKKLLPWIDGLLEAGEKHFAETGKPLFSSHMLDLSEESIEENMQICREYLARMDKMGMTLEIEIGITGGEEDGVDNSDVDESRLYTQPEDVLYVYDQLNPISPRFTVAAAFGNVHGVYKPGNVKLKPSILGDSQAFVSKERNLPEKSIDFVFHGGSGSSREEIREAIGYGAIKMNIDTDTQWAAWSGILDFYKANEAYLQGQLGNPEGPDAPNKKYYDPRVWLRKMEEAMSKRLEQSFDDLNCRDVL, encoded by the coding sequence ATGACTAAACTGTTAGATATCGTGAAACCCGGCGTAGTTACCGGCGACGACGTGCAAAAAATCTTTTCCTATGCCAAAGAAAAAGGCTTTGCCATTCCGGCGGTCAATTGCGTCGGTTCTGACTCCGTCAATGCCGTATTGGAAACAGCCGCCCGTGTTAAAGCGCCCGTGATTATCCAGTTTTCGAATGGTGGCGCCGCCTTTTATGCCGGCAAAGGCATTAAGCCGAGCAGCGGCGCGCGCCCTGATGTTTTAGGGGCGATTGCCGGTGCTAAACACGTGCATACTTTGGCGGAAGAATACGGCGTGCCGGTTATCCTGCATACCGATCACTGCGCGAAAAAATTATTGCCGTGGATTGACGGACTGCTTGAGGCGGGCGAGAAACATTTTGCCGAAACGGGCAAACCGCTGTTTTCCTCTCATATGCTGGATTTATCGGAAGAATCCATCGAAGAAAATATGCAGATTTGCCGCGAATATCTGGCACGCATGGACAAAATGGGCATGACGCTGGAAATTGAAATCGGCATCACCGGCGGCGAAGAAGACGGTGTGGACAATTCGGACGTGGACGAGTCGCGCCTATACACCCAGCCGGAAGATGTGCTGTACGTCTATGACCAATTAAATCCCATCAGCCCGCGCTTTACCGTGGCGGCGGCATTCGGCAACGTGCATGGCGTGTACAAACCCGGCAATGTGAAATTAAAACCTTCTATTTTGGGCGATTCGCAAGCATTTGTGTCTAAAGAACGCAATTTGCCGGAAAAATCGATTGATTTCGTCTTCCATGGCGGTTCCGGTTCCAGCCGCGAAGAAATCCGCGAAGCCATCGGCTACGGCGCGATTAAAATGAACATCGACACCGACACCCAATGGGCGGCATGGAGCGGCATTTTAGACTTCTACAAAGCCAATGAGGCCTATCTGCAAGGACAATTAGGCAATCCGGAAGGACCTGATGCGCCGAATAAAAAATACTACGATCCGCGTGTTTGGCTGCGCAAAATGGAAGAAGCCATGTCCAAGCGCTTGGAACAATCTTTTGATGATTTGAATTGCCGCGATGTGCTGTAA
- a CDS encoding type II toxin-antitoxin system VapC family toxin: protein MKRYLLDTNYLIYLADPKADSNKKAEVLRDFEDKLQASEALFFLTPLIRHEVLRGVDWNDTDRLKKLKEALRRIQTIEINNDISDLARNLFRLDRAKQELVKQKQSGEKNI, encoded by the coding sequence ATGAAAAGGTATTTATTAGATACAAATTATCTGATTTATTTGGCAGATCCTAAAGCAGATTCAAATAAAAAAGCCGAGGTGTTGCGTGATTTCGAAGATAAGTTGCAAGCCTCTGAGGCGCTGTTCTTTTTAACACCTTTAATTCGTCATGAAGTTTTGCGCGGCGTAGATTGGAATGATACAGATAGATTAAAGAAACTAAAAGAAGCATTAAGACGAATTCAAACTATTGAAATAAATAATGATATTTCTGATTTGGCTAGAAATTTATTTCGTTTGGATAGGGCAAAACAAGAACTAGTAAAGCAAAAGCAGAGTGGTGAAAAAAATATTTAA